A genomic segment from Aegilops tauschii subsp. strangulata cultivar AL8/78 chromosome 1, Aet v6.0, whole genome shotgun sequence encodes:
- the LOC109782568 gene encoding protein CASPARIAN STRIP INTEGRITY FACTOR 1: MHRVSNPEMGMPRRSASLFALAFFALLLSTSLAGRQRPSFIVDQESLGQQGEVQDEAMAQLVHSRMLKDVTTSDYGTYDPTPSMQKPHFKLIPN; the protein is encoded by the exons ATGCATCGCGTGAGTAACCCGGAGATGGGGATGCCCCGGAGATCCGCCTCCCTCTTCGCCCTCGCCTTCTTCGCGCTGCTGCTCTCCACTTCCCTGGCAG GGAGACAGCGGCCGAGCTTCATAGTAGATCAGGAGTCTCTTGGTCAGCAAGGAGAGGTCCAGGACGAAGCTATGGCACAGCTGGTGCACTCCCGGATGCTCAAGGACGTCACCACCAGTGACTACGGCACCTACGACCCAACCCCGTCCATGCAGAAGCCCCACTTCAAGCTCATACCCAACTGA